Proteins encoded together in one uncultured Desulfosarcina sp. window:
- a CDS encoding sigma-54 dependent transcriptional regulator, producing MGNVLVIDDDAAVCDALSELLTHMGHAVETAMRSNTGMEKASASAYDVILLDVKMPDGSGLDLLPKLKALDNDPEVIIVTGYGTASGAEFALKNGAWDYLEKKASVEELLLSINRALQYQKEKQGSQPLAPVKRERIIGSSPKMRPCFDLLAQAAASEVNVLITGETGTGKELFARAIHSNSPRAAHGIEPAVPLKRNPRAEKNFVVVDCAALPETLVESVLFGHEKGAFTGADQAQQGLVAQADGGTLFLDEVGELPLAVQKNFLRVLQERRYRPVGSKHEKESNFRLVAATHRDLDQLQQDGKFRQDLLYRLRALTIDLPPLRERREDIKELVRHHTARLCRSYKLDSKGFDPDLLEALMGYAWPGNVRELVNTIDSMLAVAGQDATLFPKHLPLHIRVKIVCNAFKEKALTRESGEDSQDSASFSDSDSLVSFKEYRLKAEKSYLENLMDGTCRNIAQACKISGISRSRLYELLTKHQIGEGNEEDENQQTG from the coding sequence ATGGGGAACGTACTGGTTATCGACGACGATGCGGCGGTATGCGATGCACTGTCCGAGCTTCTCACCCACATGGGGCATGCCGTGGAAACGGCCATGCGCAGCAATACGGGTATGGAGAAGGCCTCTGCCAGCGCCTATGACGTGATCCTGCTGGACGTAAAAATGCCCGACGGCAGCGGTCTGGATCTACTCCCGAAGCTGAAAGCCCTGGACAATGATCCGGAGGTAATCATCGTTACCGGATACGGCACGGCCAGCGGTGCGGAATTCGCCTTGAAAAACGGCGCCTGGGACTACCTTGAGAAAAAAGCCTCGGTGGAGGAACTGCTGCTTTCCATCAACCGCGCCCTGCAATACCAGAAAGAAAAGCAGGGCAGCCAGCCCCTGGCCCCGGTCAAGCGGGAGCGAATCATCGGCAGCAGCCCCAAGATGCGCCCCTGTTTCGATCTGCTGGCCCAGGCCGCGGCCAGTGAAGTCAATGTGCTGATCACCGGGGAGACCGGAACGGGAAAAGAGCTTTTCGCCCGGGCCATCCACAGCAACAGTCCCCGGGCCGCCCATGGCATCGAACCGGCAGTGCCCCTGAAACGCAACCCCCGCGCGGAGAAGAATTTCGTGGTGGTGGACTGCGCCGCCCTTCCGGAAACCCTTGTGGAAAGCGTCCTCTTCGGCCACGAAAAAGGGGCCTTCACCGGTGCCGACCAGGCCCAACAGGGGCTCGTGGCCCAGGCCGACGGAGGCACGCTGTTTCTGGACGAGGTGGGCGAGCTTCCCCTGGCAGTTCAGAAAAATTTTCTGCGCGTGCTGCAGGAAAGGCGCTATCGTCCCGTGGGATCCAAGCACGAGAAAGAAAGCAATTTCCGGCTGGTGGCGGCCACCCACAGGGATCTGGACCAATTGCAGCAGGATGGGAAGTTTCGCCAGGACCTGCTCTACCGCCTGCGGGCGCTGACCATCGATCTGCCGCCGCTGCGGGAACGCCGGGAAGACATCAAGGAACTGGTCCGTCATCACACCGCAAGACTGTGCCGCAGCTACAAGCTGGATTCCAAAGGCTTCGACCCGGATCTCCTCGAGGCCCTGATGGGCTATGCGTGGCCGGGGAATGTCCGCGAACTGGTCAATACCATCGACAGCATGCTTGCCGTGGCCGGCCAGGACGCCACCCTGTTCCCCAAACACCTGCCCCTTCACATCCGGGTGAAAATTGTCTGCAATGCTTTCAAAGAGAAGGCGCTGACCCGGGAATCTGGTGAAGATTCCCAGGATAGCGCCTCTTTTTCGGACTCTGACTCCCTTGTCAGCTTCAAGGAATACCGCCTGAAGGCGGAAAAAAGCTACCTCGAAAACCTCATGGACGGAACCTGCCGCAACATCGCCCAGGCCTGCAAAATCTCCGGGATTTCGCGCTCCCGCCTGTACGAACTGCTCACCAAACATCAGATCGGCGAAGGCAACGAAGAAGACGAAAACCAGCAGACCGGCTGA
- a CDS encoding isopeptide-forming domain-containing fimbrial protein, with product MRPLEKTYLRKVCRLRALLAILIVLIAVPGLANLRTTPEWFDSNGTGSQPDWHYRVPIVVSSTIATDSTIVVDVDFDALLSDLGISGTFDTNSPRVVRGNGEPADVQQFTDAVYMDATDATDNGRGEIRFIHQDSGSTTYYLYFDIAENGTKSAWPAADTINGNFEFAETGDQDIAGWSVDADSGFDAEVRPSENPSVNSNTSGFNTDYVTTDGTPYSGQYAFLMGARSQNEPNSASPAVTISRQIDVPASDPGELTLRYRVEGWDSSADGSDQYDYVCIRLVGSSTVELVGPDAGNYNLLPYSPNYGATEVSSSRSGYGQYNGWDTDTSGSRHYSPALTLAVGSEPWFTVSTDLSAFAGQTVTLEISSNHTSLYRSWVHVDDVQWSVATGTLGSPRAFGADIIAPTSAGAGATLYLSAEMDAQPSTVVADIFDDSDAVVVTGVVLYDDGTHGDAAADDGRWTNDGSDTASPTVVVPAATVLGVQWKTVLYALDGSGSLVSATDGLVHIPGQGSAESQANFYNIDEQAFTIVEAVADLSASTKSVVDVNGGSLYPGDVLRYTITLVETAGVAATAVRITDTIPANLSDFTVVSIPTGAVDASTPDGTGANGTGTLDVSGIDVAAYGSETVVFDVTVDASASSGTAIDNTATVAVSGATAANPQAATMTVASPASSGTKQLYLASDTDLSRTAPSTQEYQRINRNSDNTWTLTPALDTDFQIDDGEDISVTLLLRSDGYWGNVTLGLELSSSGTTTGTIGTLTGQSLSLNGTIQAYTFAFTPSGVTTLEAGSALQLTVSNTTSGGGWNNSRVRVYTLSGSDISQVAIATSTVINVDAVEFYDAAYPDGETVASASPGQTVYVRATVSDPFGSFDINGADVEITGPSTTDSYNMTEVEDSGDATKIYEYALTLPTIGGDGTWTAVVTAAEGTEGTITHQQTASLTVGAPLLTVLKSAGSATAAPGSLITYTVQVVNTGTGEAVNIELDDAMSPYTALRIAYDGSATLPFDLVSGPTGLTLGTPVYSDDGATYGYGPLVSEGGEAPAGYDANVSHWRLPINGSLAGSGEGFVMRYQVIVK from the coding sequence ATGCGTCCCCTGGAGAAAACATACCTGAGGAAAGTCTGCCGGCTCCGGGCCCTGCTGGCGATCCTGATCGTTTTGATCGCCGTTCCCGGCCTGGCCAATCTGCGCACGACCCCGGAATGGTTCGATTCCAACGGGACAGGAAGCCAGCCGGACTGGCATTACCGGGTTCCCATCGTCGTCTCCTCCACCATCGCGACCGACAGCACCATCGTGGTCGATGTCGACTTCGACGCCCTGCTGTCCGATCTGGGCATTTCGGGCACCTTCGATACGAATTCGCCCCGGGTCGTGCGCGGCAACGGCGAACCGGCCGATGTCCAGCAGTTCACCGATGCGGTTTACATGGATGCCACCGATGCCACGGACAACGGCCGCGGCGAGATCCGCTTCATCCATCAGGACAGCGGATCGACAACCTATTATCTCTATTTCGATATTGCCGAGAACGGGACCAAATCCGCCTGGCCGGCGGCGGATACCATCAACGGCAATTTCGAGTTCGCGGAAACCGGAGACCAGGATATCGCCGGATGGAGCGTCGATGCCGACAGCGGCTTCGATGCCGAGGTAAGGCCCTCCGAAAACCCGAGCGTCAATTCGAACACCTCCGGTTTCAATACGGACTACGTTACCACCGACGGCACCCCTTACAGCGGGCAGTATGCATTTTTAATGGGGGCCCGCAGCCAGAACGAACCGAACAGCGCCAGTCCCGCCGTGACGATCTCCAGACAGATCGATGTGCCGGCCTCCGATCCGGGAGAACTCACCCTCCGCTACCGTGTGGAGGGGTGGGACAGCAGCGCCGACGGCTCCGACCAGTACGACTACGTTTGTATCCGTCTGGTCGGATCCAGCACCGTGGAACTGGTGGGGCCGGATGCCGGCAATTACAACCTGCTGCCGTATTCCCCCAATTACGGAGCCACTGAGGTTTCCAGCAGCCGTTCCGGATACGGTCAGTACAATGGCTGGGACACGGACACCAGCGGCAGCCGCCATTATTCGCCGGCACTGACATTGGCTGTGGGAAGCGAGCCCTGGTTCACGGTCAGCACCGATCTTTCGGCCTTCGCCGGGCAGACCGTCACTCTCGAAATCAGCAGCAACCATACATCCCTATATCGTTCCTGGGTGCATGTGGACGACGTGCAGTGGTCGGTGGCGACCGGCACCCTGGGCAGCCCCCGGGCTTTCGGTGCCGATATTATTGCTCCGACGTCCGCTGGTGCCGGTGCCACCCTTTATCTTTCCGCCGAGATGGATGCCCAACCGTCCACGGTGGTGGCGGACATCTTCGACGACAGCGATGCCGTGGTGGTTACCGGCGTCGTGCTATACGATGACGGCACGCATGGAGACGCCGCCGCCGATGATGGCCGGTGGACCAACGACGGCTCGGATACGGCCAGCCCGACCGTGGTCGTGCCCGCCGCAACGGTTCTCGGTGTCCAGTGGAAAACCGTTCTCTATGCCCTGGATGGATCGGGCAGCCTCGTTTCCGCCACCGACGGGCTGGTGCATATTCCGGGGCAGGGAAGCGCCGAAAGCCAGGCCAATTTTTACAATATCGACGAGCAGGCCTTTACCATCGTCGAAGCGGTTGCGGATCTGTCCGCATCGACGAAAAGCGTCGTGGACGTAAACGGCGGGAGCCTCTATCCCGGCGATGTCCTGCGCTATACCATCACCCTGGTCGAAACCGCCGGCGTGGCGGCCACCGCTGTGCGCATTACCGACACGATTCCCGCCAACCTGTCCGATTTTACGGTCGTGAGCATTCCCACCGGGGCTGTCGACGCCTCCACGCCCGACGGCACCGGCGCCAACGGCACCGGCACCCTGGACGTCTCCGGCATCGATGTGGCGGCCTACGGCAGCGAAACCGTGGTTTTCGATGTGACCGTGGACGCTTCCGCGTCTTCGGGAACCGCCATCGACAACACGGCCACGGTCGCCGTTAGCGGCGCCACTGCTGCAAATCCCCAGGCGGCCACGATGACCGTGGCCAGCCCGGCCAGTTCGGGAACCAAACAACTCTACCTGGCCTCGGACACCGATCTTTCCCGAACCGCTCCGTCCACCCAGGAGTACCAGCGGATCAACCGCAATAGCGACAATACCTGGACCCTGACGCCGGCCCTGGATACGGATTTCCAGATCGACGACGGCGAAGATATCTCCGTGACCCTTTTACTGCGAAGCGACGGCTACTGGGGAAACGTAACCCTGGGCCTGGAACTGTCGTCTTCCGGAACCACCACCGGGACCATCGGCACGCTTACCGGCCAGTCCCTTTCTTTGAACGGCACGATTCAAGCGTACACGTTTGCCTTCACCCCCTCGGGCGTCACCACCCTGGAAGCCGGTTCTGCGTTGCAACTGACCGTCAGCAATACCACCTCGGGGGGCGGGTGGAACAACAGCCGGGTGAGAGTTTACACCCTGTCCGGCAGCGACATTTCCCAGGTCGCCATTGCGACGAGCACCGTCATCAACGTGGATGCAGTCGAATTCTATGACGCCGCCTATCCCGACGGCGAAACGGTCGCATCGGCGTCTCCCGGACAGACCGTGTACGTTCGCGCCACCGTCAGCGATCCCTTCGGCAGCTTCGACATCAACGGCGCCGACGTCGAGATCACCGGCCCCTCGACCACCGACAGCTACAACATGACCGAGGTGGAGGACAGCGGGGATGCCACCAAGATTTACGAGTACGCCCTGACCCTGCCGACCATCGGCGGTGACGGCACCTGGACGGCCGTGGTCACCGCAGCGGAAGGCACCGAGGGCACCATCACCCACCAGCAAACGGCGTCCCTGACCGTGGGCGCGCCCCTGCTTACCGTCCTGAAATCCGCCGGCAGCGCCACCGCCGCCCCCGGCAGTCTGATCACCTACACCGTTCAGGTGGTCAACACCGGCACGGGCGAGGCGGTCAACATCGAACTGGACGATGCCATGAGCCCGTACACGGCCCTGCGCATCGCCTATGACGGCAGCGCAACGCTGCCCTTCGACCTGGTCAGCGGACCGACCGGGCTGACGCTGGGAACGCCGGTCTATTCCGACGACGGCGCAACTTACGGCTACGGCCCGCTGGTTTCGGAGGGCGGCGAAGCGCCGGCCGGGTATGACGCCAACGTCTCCCACTGGCGGCTGCCGATCAACGGCAGCCTCGCCGGAAGCGGCGAGGGATTCGTGATGCGCTATCAGGTGATCGTTAAATGA
- a CDS encoding S8 family serine peptidase: protein MQANRTITGFMVAILLLAGGRMATAGAPDPRPFVDGEVLVKYRESTAVQQALHYRSMWRMNHVRTFKNSGIRKVRLPEAMTVAQAVALYQSDPDVIFAEPNYRYRLQAVPDDTNFSRQWGLVNTGQTVNSTAGTADADMDAELAWDLETGSSDIVVAVVDSGIDPAHPDLAANIWTNPGEIADNGVDDDGNGYVDDVNGWDFADDDNHPNDPTDNHGHGTHVAGIIGAVGDNATGIAGVNWQVSIMPLRFITAADYGTTADAIAAIEYATDNGADVINLSWGGPGESEGLKNVIDAAGAAGVLVVCAAGNDANDLEDVPTYPASYNSANILSVAASNADDDPAWFTNYSDSQVDVAAPGTNVYSTVPDRQTLVSETFGDLGAWTFGGTGSDWGQQNLFGNMLLTESPDANYSDGMNAWAQMEPMDLTGRTGTRLDFYIAGITNDTGDRLYVEASTDGSTWDALWIGLDNGAVTAVTGNIGSLQLAVVDLKVYDGSGSFYLRFRFVSDDSGTADGYCIDNLAVTCADTSHGTSAYQYYNGTSMSAAYASGAAALIMARQPTLTPTEVRLVIESTVDQKAALNGYTATGGRINLYNALVSMAAVTLDSQASANRIDLDWTASEPVDTGFEIQRRPNSGSEYETIAIVGVDEAAYSDSGLADGTTYVYRLLTLSGGERTGYSNETAATTPRAVSSTVGSSSGGGGGGGGCFISADFGGWDVGCLVWLRPVAVVVAILMLILIVAVSLRQRIERPAIIGTAGDRRKKMSAQSSLDLING from the coding sequence ATGCAGGCAAATCGAACGATAACGGGATTCATGGTGGCGATTCTTCTGCTGGCCGGCGGCCGGATGGCGACGGCCGGCGCACCCGATCCGCGCCCCTTCGTGGACGGCGAGGTACTGGTGAAATACCGGGAGAGCACGGCGGTCCAACAGGCCCTTCACTACCGCTCCATGTGGCGGATGAACCACGTGCGGACGTTCAAAAACAGCGGTATCCGCAAGGTCCGGCTGCCTGAGGCCATGACAGTCGCCCAGGCCGTGGCCCTCTATCAATCGGATCCGGATGTAATTTTTGCCGAACCCAATTACCGCTACCGGCTCCAGGCGGTTCCCGACGATACGAATTTCAGCCGCCAGTGGGGGCTGGTCAACACCGGACAGACGGTTAACAGTACCGCCGGAACCGCCGATGCCGACATGGATGCCGAGTTGGCCTGGGATCTGGAGACAGGCAGCTCCGACATCGTGGTAGCCGTGGTGGACAGCGGCATCGACCCGGCCCACCCCGATCTGGCGGCCAACATCTGGACCAATCCGGGTGAAATCGCGGACAACGGCGTCGACGACGACGGCAACGGGTATGTGGACGATGTCAACGGGTGGGATTTCGCCGATGACGACAATCACCCCAACGATCCTACCGACAACCACGGCCACGGCACCCATGTGGCCGGCATCATCGGAGCCGTGGGGGACAACGCCACCGGCATTGCCGGAGTCAACTGGCAGGTCAGCATCATGCCCCTGCGCTTCATCACCGCCGCGGACTACGGCACGACCGCCGATGCCATCGCGGCCATCGAATACGCCACGGATAACGGCGCTGACGTGATCAACCTGAGTTGGGGCGGTCCCGGCGAAAGCGAGGGGCTGAAAAACGTCATCGACGCCGCCGGTGCGGCCGGGGTCCTGGTGGTGTGCGCCGCCGGCAACGACGCCAACGACCTCGAAGATGTTCCCACCTACCCGGCCAGCTATAACAGCGCCAACATCCTTTCGGTAGCCGCTTCCAATGCCGATGATGATCCGGCCTGGTTCACCAATTACAGCGACAGCCAGGTAGACGTGGCCGCGCCCGGCACCAATGTCTACAGCACCGTTCCGGACCGCCAGACCCTTGTCTCGGAGACTTTCGGCGACCTGGGAGCCTGGACCTTCGGCGGCACCGGCAGCGACTGGGGCCAGCAGAACCTGTTCGGCAACATGCTGCTCACCGAAAGCCCCGATGCAAACTACAGCGACGGCATGAACGCCTGGGCCCAAATGGAGCCGATGGACCTGACCGGACGCACCGGCACCCGCCTGGATTTTTATATCGCCGGCATCACCAATGACACCGGCGACCGTCTTTATGTGGAGGCTTCCACCGACGGCTCCACCTGGGATGCCCTGTGGATCGGATTGGACAATGGCGCCGTGACCGCCGTGACCGGCAACATCGGCAGCCTGCAGTTGGCTGTTGTCGACCTGAAGGTCTATGACGGCAGCGGCTCGTTTTATCTGCGCTTTCGTTTCGTCAGCGACGACTCCGGCACGGCCGACGGCTACTGCATCGACAATCTGGCCGTCACCTGCGCCGACACCAGCCATGGAACCAGTGCCTATCAATATTATAACGGCACCTCCATGTCCGCCGCCTACGCCTCCGGTGCAGCGGCCTTGATCATGGCCCGGCAGCCCACGCTGACGCCGACGGAGGTTCGCCTGGTGATCGAATCCACGGTGGACCAGAAGGCGGCCCTGAACGGGTACACGGCCACCGGCGGACGGATCAACCTTTACAACGCCCTGGTATCCATGGCAGCCGTGACTCTCGATTCCCAGGCGTCGGCCAACCGGATCGATTTGGACTGGACGGCCTCCGAACCGGTGGACACGGGATTCGAAATTCAGCGCAGACCGAACTCGGGGAGCGAATACGAAACCATCGCCATTGTCGGTGTCGATGAAGCGGCTTACAGCGACAGCGGTCTGGCTGACGGCACCACCTATGTCTACCGGCTGCTCACCTTAAGCGGCGGGGAACGGACCGGCTACTCCAACGAGACGGCCGCCACGACCCCGAGAGCGGTCTCTTCGACGGTGGGCAGCAGTTCGGGAGGCGGCGGGGGCGGCGGGGGATGTTTTATCTCCGCTGATTTCGGCGGCTGGGATGTCGGGTGCCTGGTCTGGCTTCGGCCCGTTGCCGTGGTCGTGGCCATCCTGATGCTCATTCTGATCGTCGCCGTCTCCTTACGGCAAAGAATCGAACGGCCGGCTATTATCGGAACTGCCGGCGACCGGAGAAAAAAAATGTCGGCCCAGTCGTCACTCGACCTTATCAACGGTTAA
- a CDS encoding HAD-IA family hydrolase: MTSSPQPMRNKAYRIDAVLFDLDGTLTQPGALDFPALKRDIGCPLELPVLEFMAGLKDEDRRREITRRLDAFELEGALSSRPNAGARQLIGAIKKAGLPVGILTRNSRASTLRALENFDGVSPSDIDVIVTREDPVKIKPSGQGVLLAARKMEVDPAHVLVVGDFSFDMDAGRDAGALTAFLANKSPVPDGLVCDFVIDALADLEPILAEGVCLAAGKLPNAFLEELLAHYRIEDPSVIVGPSVGEDTAAVDIDGQQVLVLKSDPITFATEAIGRYAVLINANDMATAGVDARWMLATLLLPCGFTRSRVRQIFADLNAACTDEGITLCGGHTEITDAVRRPVVTGMMAGTIASKDLIRKDRMAPGDRLLVTKGIAVEGTAIIAAEFSDLLLEKGMTVGEIESCRRLAAMISILPEARIAWHVGGVSALHDVTEGGIATAVAELSQAGGRGLRIRKEAVPVFGETRRMGQMLEIDPLGLIGSGSLLICCRPDRVEQLVAELTRSGIAVADIGEVTDGPPGVEAFENGAPAVWPAFAVDEITRLFNR, encoded by the coding sequence TTGACCTCTTCCCCGCAGCCAATGAGAAATAAAGCCTACCGCATCGACGCCGTCCTTTTCGACCTCGACGGTACCCTGACGCAGCCCGGAGCGCTTGATTTCCCGGCGCTCAAGCGGGACATCGGCTGCCCCCTGGAACTTCCCGTGCTGGAGTTTATGGCCGGGTTGAAAGACGAAGACCGGCGGCGGGAGATCACCCGCCGGCTGGACGCGTTCGAATTGGAAGGGGCTTTGTCGTCGCGGCCCAATGCGGGCGCCCGGCAGCTGATCGGAGCCATCAAGAAAGCCGGGCTGCCGGTCGGAATTCTCACCCGCAACAGCCGGGCCTCGACCCTCAGGGCGTTGGAGAACTTTGACGGTGTAAGCCCATCGGACATTGACGTGATCGTCACCCGGGAAGATCCGGTGAAAATCAAACCCTCCGGACAAGGGGTGCTGCTGGCGGCCCGTAAAATGGAGGTGGACCCTGCTCACGTGCTGGTGGTCGGCGATTTTTCCTTCGATATGGATGCCGGCCGCGACGCCGGCGCGCTGACCGCCTTTTTGGCCAACAAAAGCCCGGTCCCGGACGGCCTGGTCTGCGATTTCGTCATCGATGCCCTGGCTGATCTGGAGCCCATCCTGGCAGAAGGCGTCTGCCTTGCCGCCGGCAAGCTGCCCAACGCCTTTCTCGAAGAGCTGCTGGCCCACTACCGCATCGAAGATCCTTCGGTGATCGTGGGACCGTCAGTGGGAGAGGACACCGCCGCCGTGGACATCGACGGCCAACAGGTGCTGGTGCTCAAATCCGATCCCATTACCTTCGCCACCGAGGCCATCGGACGGTATGCCGTGCTGATCAATGCCAACGACATGGCCACCGCCGGCGTCGACGCCCGCTGGATGCTGGCCACCCTGTTGCTGCCCTGCGGTTTTACCCGGTCCCGGGTGCGGCAGATCTTCGCCGATCTCAACGCGGCCTGCACCGACGAGGGCATTACCCTGTGCGGCGGGCACACGGAGATCACCGATGCGGTCCGCCGGCCGGTGGTGACCGGTATGATGGCCGGGACCATCGCCAGCAAGGACCTGATCCGCAAGGACCGCATGGCCCCCGGCGACCGGCTGCTGGTGACCAAAGGAATTGCCGTGGAAGGCACGGCCATCATTGCCGCCGAGTTTTCGGATCTGCTGCTGGAAAAAGGCATGACTGTCGGGGAGATCGAAAGTTGCCGCCGTCTGGCGGCCATGATCAGCATTCTTCCCGAAGCCCGCATTGCCTGGCATGTTGGCGGCGTTTCCGCCCTTCACGACGTGACCGAAGGCGGGATCGCCACCGCCGTGGCGGAGTTGAGCCAGGCCGGCGGCAGGGGACTGCGCATCCGCAAGGAGGCCGTGCCGGTTTTTGGCGAAACCCGTCGAATGGGGCAGATGCTGGAAATCGATCCGTTAGGGTTGATCGGGTCGGGCAGCCTGCTGATCTGCTGCCGGCCGGACCGGGTGGAGCAGCTGGTTGCCGAACTCACCCGAAGCGGGATCGCCGTTGCCGATATCGGGGAGGTGACCGATGGCCCTCCGGGCGTCGAAGCCTTTGAAAACGGCGCGCCGGCGGTGTGGCCCGCTTTCGCGGTGGATGAGATTACGAGGCTGTTTAACCGTTGA